A genomic window from Populus nigra chromosome 7, ddPopNigr1.1, whole genome shotgun sequence includes:
- the LOC133699718 gene encoding uncharacterized protein LOC133699718 isoform X4 codes for MEGSKSLIQIVFSWSVQDVLNQNLYKDKVRKIPETFPSVTHYRSSFILPLLEETRSDLCSSMMTVSSAPVCEILYIEKSGDYKEPNDLIYDVGVNKMNDAENGKEVYVPENGDLLVLAEVWPKCIGDLSWFNESYKIALVQRKKRFEHEDYDEIQILSSKPIKEQDMQQHTEQKTRFAVFLTNMKTNVRIWKALSLLGEGNMNIIQQVLQTDSSVVDNCANCFIREKHNVDASTLGAYIRSFDLNASQEEAVLSCICARECHHRNSVKLIWGPPGTGKTKTIGALLFAFFKRKCRTLTCAPTNVAVLEVTTRFLNLVIPKLEYQTYGLGDIILFGNGERMKICNRDDLLDVFLDCRAHILSNCLAPSSGWNYHLRLMICLLEDPGKLYHEYLQELANRKKDKNFKAQEKGILRNEKIQNNKEKQDDVNSKKSRNQNNNVFWRKVILQTLEESKKTWKEKSCCRKESRLKHNRKVDMVHISQDHEIEGLTFEEFVNCKFNYCKDQMRMHVVIMHTHLPSSVISPRVVKMMIEFLEFLELLDSLLQAADEGLSHAFSQSMDEPYVIGFSKQHKLEEAREHCLKILKLLHSKFTLPDISGESKIKHFCLEKARLIFCTASSSAKLYAEDMLRSSLEVLIIDEAAQLKECESLIPLQFPGLRHAILVGDECQLPAMVQSKISEKAEFGRSLFLRLAQLGHKKHLLNVQYRMHPSISLFPNVEFYGKQILDAPLVKERSYEKCFLQGKMYGSYSFINVDYGHEEADDRHSRKNMVEVAVVSEIVAKLFEESVSMKETLSVGVISPYSAQVSAIQEKLGKTLNRGSGNGFSVSVRSVDGFQGGEEDIIVISTVRCDLMGLVGFLKSPQRTNVALTRARYCLWIVGNGVTLGNSDSVWERMVIDAKTRGFFYNADEDESLAQAIIAALVEVGKTDQFPNAHLVLFKSATWKGIKLIDAS; via the exons AGGGGAGTAAAAGCTTGATACAGATTGTCTTTTCTTGGTCTGTTCAAGATGTTCTTAATCAAAACCTCTATAAAGACAAG GTGAGGAAAATCCCAGAGACATTCCCGTCAGTGACTCATTATAGGAGCTCATTTATTCTCCCACTTCTCGAGGAAACTCGTTCTGATTTGTGTTCAAGCATGATGACAGTGTCATCAGCACCAGTGTGTGAAATATTGTACATTGAGAAGTCAGGGGATTACAAGGAGCCCAATGATTTGATATATGATGTTGGAGTGAATAAAATGAATGATGCAGAGAATGGGAAGGAAGTGTATGTTCCCGAGAATGGAGATCTCCTTGTTTTGGCAGAGGTATGGCCGAAATGCATTGGTGATTTGAGCTGGTTTAATGAATCATATAAGATTGCTTTagttcaaaggaaaaaaagatttgaacaTGAAGATTATGACGagattcaaattttatcatcAAAGCCCATCAAAGAGCAAGACATGCAGCAACATACCGAGCAAAAGACTCGTTTTGCTGTTTTTCTGacaaacatgaaaacaaatgTTCGAATATGGAAGGCACTGTCCTTGCTAGGAGAAGGGAACATGAACATCATTCAACAAGTTCTGCAAACTGATTCCTCT GTGGTAGACAATTGTGCCAACTGTTTCATTAGAGAAAAGCACAACGTTGATGCATCAACTTTAGGTGCATATATTCGCTCCTTTGATCTAAATGCTTCCCAAGAAGAAGCAGTTTTATCCTGTATATGTGCGAGGGAATGTCATCATCGGAATTCAGTCAAACTAATATGGGGTCCTCCTGGGACAGGAAAAACAAAGACTATTGGTGCATTAttatttgcattttttaaaaggaaatgtaGAACCCTTACCTGTGCCCCAACCAATGTGGCAGTGTTGGAAGTTACGACACGGTTTCTGAATTTGGTAATTCCAAAGCTTGAATATCAGACTTATGGTCTaggagatattattttatttgggaaTGGTGAGCGGATGAAGATTTGTAACCGTGATGACCTTCTTGATGTATTTCTTGACTGTCGTGCCCATATACTTTCCAATTGTTTAGCACCTTCATCTGGATGGAATTATCATTTAAGATTGATGATTTGCTTGCTTGAAGATCCTGGCAAGCTTTACCATGAGTACTTGCAAGAACTAGCcaacagaaagaaagacaaaaattTCAAAGCACAAGAGAAGGGAATTCTTAGAAATGAGAAgattcaaaacaacaaagaaaaacaggATGATGTCAACTCTAAAAAGTCCAGAAACCaaaataacaatgttttttGGAGGAAAGTTATTTTACAAACCTTAGAAGAAAGCAAGAAGACATGGAAGGAGAAATCTTGTTGTAGGAAGGAAAGCCGCTTGAAGCACAACAGAAAAGTGGACATGGTTCATATTTCTCAAGATCATGAGATTGAAGGATTGACATTCGAGGAGTTTGTAAACTGTAAATTTAATTACTGCAAAGATCAGATGCGGATGCATGTTGTAATCATGCATACTCACTTGCCATCTTCTGTCATTTCTCCAAGAGTGGTAAAAATGATGATTGAATTTCTCGAGTTTCTTGAACTGCTTGATTCTTTGTTACAAGCTGCTGATGAAGGGTTAAGTCATGCCTTCAGTCAATCTATGGATGAACCTTATGTAATTGGCTTTTCTAAGCAGCACAAGCTGGAAGAGGCTAGAGAACATTGCCTTAAGATACTCAAATTGCTCCACAGTAAATTTACTCTTCCAGACATTTCTGGGGAGTCTAAAATCAAACATTTCTGTCTAGAAAAGGCTCGCTTGATATTTTGCACTGCTTCAAGCTCTGCTAAGTTGTATGCAGAGGATATGTTACGGTCGAGTCTGGAAGTGTTGATTATAGATGAAGCTGCCCAACTGAAAGAGTGTGAATCACTTATCCCTTTACAATTTCCCGGTCTGCGTCATGCTATCCTCGTAGGGGATGAGTGCCAGTTGCCTGCAATGGTTCAAAGCAAG ATTTCTGAGAAAGCTGAATTTGGAAGAAGTTTATTCCTAAGACTGGCACAATTGGGACACAAAAAACACCTTCTGAATGTTCAGTATAGAATGCATCCATCAATAAGCTTGTTTCCAAATGTAGAGTTCTATGGAAAGCAGATTCTTGATGCTCCACTTGTTAAAGAAAGAAGCTATGAGAAGTGTTTCCTTCAAGGAAAAATGTATGGCAGTTATTCTTTCATAAATGTAGACTATGGACATGAAGAGGCTGATGATAGGCACAGCCGAAAAAATATGGTAGAGGTAGCTGTGGTCTCTGAAATAGTTGCAAAACTTTTTGAAG AATCAGTTTCAATGAAAGAGACATTGAGCGTTGGTGTTATATCACCTTACAGTGCTCAAGTGTCTGCCATTCAAGAGAAACTTGGAAAGACATTAAATAGGGGTTCTGGCAATGGTTTCTCTGTCAGTGTACGCTCTGTTGATGGGTTTCAAGGTGGCGAGGAAGATATCATAGTAATCTCCACTGTCAGATGTGATTTGATGGGTTTGGTGGGGTTCCTTAAAAGTCCCCAGAGAACAAATGTGGCTTTGACTCGTGCAAG GTATTGCCTTTGGATAGTGGGAAATGGAGTAACTTTAGGTAATAGTGATTCTGTCTGGGAGAGAATGGTCATTGATGCCAAGACTCGGGGATTTTTTTACAATGCTGATGAGGATGAGAGCTTGGCTCAAGCTATCATAGCTGCACTCGTTGAGGTTGGCAAAACTGATCAATTTCCTAATGCACATTTGGTCCTCTTTAAAAGTGCCACATGGAAG GGGATCAAATTAATCGATGCAAGCTAA
- the LOC133699718 gene encoding uncharacterized protein LOC133699718 isoform X3: MEGSKSLIQIVFSWSVQDVLNQNLYKDKVRKIPETFPSVTHYRSSFILPLLEETRSDLCSSMMTVSSAPVCEILYIEKSGDYKEPNDLIYDVGVNKMNDAENGKEVYVPENGDLLVLAEVWPKCIGDLSWFNESYKIALVQRKKRFEHEDYDEIQILSSKPIKEQDMQQHTEQKTRFAVFLTNMKTNVRIWKALSLLGEGNMNIIQQVLQTDSSVVDNCANCFIREKHNVDASTLGAYIRSFDLNASQEEAVLSCICARECHHRNSVKLIWGPPGTGKTKTIGALLFAFFKRKCRTLTCAPTNVAVLEVTTRFLNLVIPKLEYQTYGLGDIILFGNGERMKICNRDDLLDVFLDCRAHILSNCLAPSSGWNYHLRLMICLLEDPGKLYHEYLQELANRKKDKNFKAQEKGILRNEKIQNNKEKQDDVNSKKSRNQNNNVFWRKVILQTLEESKKTWKEKSCCRKESRLKHNRKVDMVHISQDHEIEGLTFEEFVNCKFNYCKDQMRMHVVIMHTHLPSSVISPRVVKMMIEFLEFLELLDSLLQAADEGLSHAFSQSMDEPYVIGFSKQHKLEEAREHCLKILKLLHSKFTLPDISGESKIKHFCLEKARLIFCTASSSAKLYAEDMLRSSLEVLIIDEAAQLKECESLIPLQFPGLRHAILVGDECQLPAMVQSKISEKAEFGRSLFLRLAQLGHKKHLLNVQYRMHPSISLFPNVEFYGKQILDAPLVKERSYEKCFLQGKMYGSYSFINVDYGHEEADDRHSRKNMVEVAVVSEIVAKLFEESVSMKETLSVGVISPYSAQVSAIQEKLGKTLNRGSGNGFSVSVRSVDGFQGGEEDIIVISTVRCDLMGLVGFLKSPQRTNVALTRARYCLWIVGNGVTLGNSDSVWERMVIDAKTRGFFYNADEDESLAQAIIAALVEVGKTDQFPNAHLVLFKSATWKVESRCSVNIEHGMLKKCLCMT, encoded by the exons AGGGGAGTAAAAGCTTGATACAGATTGTCTTTTCTTGGTCTGTTCAAGATGTTCTTAATCAAAACCTCTATAAAGACAAG GTGAGGAAAATCCCAGAGACATTCCCGTCAGTGACTCATTATAGGAGCTCATTTATTCTCCCACTTCTCGAGGAAACTCGTTCTGATTTGTGTTCAAGCATGATGACAGTGTCATCAGCACCAGTGTGTGAAATATTGTACATTGAGAAGTCAGGGGATTACAAGGAGCCCAATGATTTGATATATGATGTTGGAGTGAATAAAATGAATGATGCAGAGAATGGGAAGGAAGTGTATGTTCCCGAGAATGGAGATCTCCTTGTTTTGGCAGAGGTATGGCCGAAATGCATTGGTGATTTGAGCTGGTTTAATGAATCATATAAGATTGCTTTagttcaaaggaaaaaaagatttgaacaTGAAGATTATGACGagattcaaattttatcatcAAAGCCCATCAAAGAGCAAGACATGCAGCAACATACCGAGCAAAAGACTCGTTTTGCTGTTTTTCTGacaaacatgaaaacaaatgTTCGAATATGGAAGGCACTGTCCTTGCTAGGAGAAGGGAACATGAACATCATTCAACAAGTTCTGCAAACTGATTCCTCT GTGGTAGACAATTGTGCCAACTGTTTCATTAGAGAAAAGCACAACGTTGATGCATCAACTTTAGGTGCATATATTCGCTCCTTTGATCTAAATGCTTCCCAAGAAGAAGCAGTTTTATCCTGTATATGTGCGAGGGAATGTCATCATCGGAATTCAGTCAAACTAATATGGGGTCCTCCTGGGACAGGAAAAACAAAGACTATTGGTGCATTAttatttgcattttttaaaaggaaatgtaGAACCCTTACCTGTGCCCCAACCAATGTGGCAGTGTTGGAAGTTACGACACGGTTTCTGAATTTGGTAATTCCAAAGCTTGAATATCAGACTTATGGTCTaggagatattattttatttgggaaTGGTGAGCGGATGAAGATTTGTAACCGTGATGACCTTCTTGATGTATTTCTTGACTGTCGTGCCCATATACTTTCCAATTGTTTAGCACCTTCATCTGGATGGAATTATCATTTAAGATTGATGATTTGCTTGCTTGAAGATCCTGGCAAGCTTTACCATGAGTACTTGCAAGAACTAGCcaacagaaagaaagacaaaaattTCAAAGCACAAGAGAAGGGAATTCTTAGAAATGAGAAgattcaaaacaacaaagaaaaacaggATGATGTCAACTCTAAAAAGTCCAGAAACCaaaataacaatgttttttGGAGGAAAGTTATTTTACAAACCTTAGAAGAAAGCAAGAAGACATGGAAGGAGAAATCTTGTTGTAGGAAGGAAAGCCGCTTGAAGCACAACAGAAAAGTGGACATGGTTCATATTTCTCAAGATCATGAGATTGAAGGATTGACATTCGAGGAGTTTGTAAACTGTAAATTTAATTACTGCAAAGATCAGATGCGGATGCATGTTGTAATCATGCATACTCACTTGCCATCTTCTGTCATTTCTCCAAGAGTGGTAAAAATGATGATTGAATTTCTCGAGTTTCTTGAACTGCTTGATTCTTTGTTACAAGCTGCTGATGAAGGGTTAAGTCATGCCTTCAGTCAATCTATGGATGAACCTTATGTAATTGGCTTTTCTAAGCAGCACAAGCTGGAAGAGGCTAGAGAACATTGCCTTAAGATACTCAAATTGCTCCACAGTAAATTTACTCTTCCAGACATTTCTGGGGAGTCTAAAATCAAACATTTCTGTCTAGAAAAGGCTCGCTTGATATTTTGCACTGCTTCAAGCTCTGCTAAGTTGTATGCAGAGGATATGTTACGGTCGAGTCTGGAAGTGTTGATTATAGATGAAGCTGCCCAACTGAAAGAGTGTGAATCACTTATCCCTTTACAATTTCCCGGTCTGCGTCATGCTATCCTCGTAGGGGATGAGTGCCAGTTGCCTGCAATGGTTCAAAGCAAG ATTTCTGAGAAAGCTGAATTTGGAAGAAGTTTATTCCTAAGACTGGCACAATTGGGACACAAAAAACACCTTCTGAATGTTCAGTATAGAATGCATCCATCAATAAGCTTGTTTCCAAATGTAGAGTTCTATGGAAAGCAGATTCTTGATGCTCCACTTGTTAAAGAAAGAAGCTATGAGAAGTGTTTCCTTCAAGGAAAAATGTATGGCAGTTATTCTTTCATAAATGTAGACTATGGACATGAAGAGGCTGATGATAGGCACAGCCGAAAAAATATGGTAGAGGTAGCTGTGGTCTCTGAAATAGTTGCAAAACTTTTTGAAG AATCAGTTTCAATGAAAGAGACATTGAGCGTTGGTGTTATATCACCTTACAGTGCTCAAGTGTCTGCCATTCAAGAGAAACTTGGAAAGACATTAAATAGGGGTTCTGGCAATGGTTTCTCTGTCAGTGTACGCTCTGTTGATGGGTTTCAAGGTGGCGAGGAAGATATCATAGTAATCTCCACTGTCAGATGTGATTTGATGGGTTTGGTGGGGTTCCTTAAAAGTCCCCAGAGAACAAATGTGGCTTTGACTCGTGCAAG GTATTGCCTTTGGATAGTGGGAAATGGAGTAACTTTAGGTAATAGTGATTCTGTCTGGGAGAGAATGGTCATTGATGCCAAGACTCGGGGATTTTTTTACAATGCTGATGAGGATGAGAGCTTGGCTCAAGCTATCATAGCTGCACTCGTTGAGGTTGGCAAAACTGATCAATTTCCTAATGCACATTTGGTCCTCTTTAAAAGTGCCACATGGAAG GTCGAAAGTAGGTGTTCTGTCAACATTGAGCATGGTATGCTGAAAAAATGTCTATGCATGACGTAA
- the LOC133699718 gene encoding uncharacterized protein LOC133699718 isoform X1 yields the protein MEGSKSLIQIVFSWSVQDVLNQNLYKDKVRKIPETFPSVTHYRSSFILPLLEETRSDLCSSMMTVSSAPVCEILYIEKSGDYKEPNDLIYDVGVNKMNDAENGKEVYVPENGDLLVLAEVWPKCIGDLSWFNESYKIALVQRKKRFEHEDYDEIQILSSKPIKEQDMQQHTEQKTRFAVFLTNMKTNVRIWKALSLLGEGNMNIIQQVLQTDSSVVDNCANCFIREKHNVDASTLGAYIRSFDLNASQEEAVLSCICARECHHRNSVKLIWGPPGTGKTKTIGALLFAFFKRKCRTLTCAPTNVAVLEVTTRFLNLVIPKLEYQTYGLGDIILFGNGERMKICNRDDLLDVFLDCRAHILSNCLAPSSGWNYHLRLMICLLEDPGKLYHEYLQELANRKKDKNFKAQEKGILRNEKIQNNKEKQDDVNSKKSRNQNNNVFWRKVILQTLEESKKTWKEKSCCRKESRLKHNRKVDMVHISQDHEIEGLTFEEFVNCKFNYCKDQMRMHVVIMHTHLPSSVISPRVVKMMIEFLEFLELLDSLLQAADEGLSHAFSQSMDEPYVIGFSKQHKLEEAREHCLKILKLLHSKFTLPDISGESKIKHFCLEKARLIFCTASSSAKLYAEDMLRSSLEVLIIDEAAQLKECESLIPLQFPGLRHAILVGDECQLPAMVQSKISEKAEFGRSLFLRLAQLGHKKHLLNVQYRMHPSISLFPNVEFYGKQILDAPLVKERSYEKCFLQGKMYGSYSFINVDYGHEEADDRHSRKNMVEVAVVSEIVAKLFEESVSMKETLSVGVISPYSAQVSAIQEKLGKTLNRGSGNGFSVSVRSVDGFQGGEEDIIVISTVRCDLMGLVGFLKSPQRTNVALTRARYCLWIVGNGVTLGNSDSVWERMVIDAKTRGFFYNADEDESLAQAIIAALVEVGKTDQFPNAHLVLFKSATWKVSFHDGFSKFVARTKTMEICKEVISMLRKLLSGWRQPHKGRDPNFTNGVSSQLLEQYKINGSLYLVWTVDILEENACIFQVLKVWDLLHLSEIPNLAKLVDTFYGKYTGDQINRCKLRHFEGNLQVPMTWPVHSNEHPKDDPVEFLSIQFASLSLLD from the exons AGGGGAGTAAAAGCTTGATACAGATTGTCTTTTCTTGGTCTGTTCAAGATGTTCTTAATCAAAACCTCTATAAAGACAAG GTGAGGAAAATCCCAGAGACATTCCCGTCAGTGACTCATTATAGGAGCTCATTTATTCTCCCACTTCTCGAGGAAACTCGTTCTGATTTGTGTTCAAGCATGATGACAGTGTCATCAGCACCAGTGTGTGAAATATTGTACATTGAGAAGTCAGGGGATTACAAGGAGCCCAATGATTTGATATATGATGTTGGAGTGAATAAAATGAATGATGCAGAGAATGGGAAGGAAGTGTATGTTCCCGAGAATGGAGATCTCCTTGTTTTGGCAGAGGTATGGCCGAAATGCATTGGTGATTTGAGCTGGTTTAATGAATCATATAAGATTGCTTTagttcaaaggaaaaaaagatttgaacaTGAAGATTATGACGagattcaaattttatcatcAAAGCCCATCAAAGAGCAAGACATGCAGCAACATACCGAGCAAAAGACTCGTTTTGCTGTTTTTCTGacaaacatgaaaacaaatgTTCGAATATGGAAGGCACTGTCCTTGCTAGGAGAAGGGAACATGAACATCATTCAACAAGTTCTGCAAACTGATTCCTCT GTGGTAGACAATTGTGCCAACTGTTTCATTAGAGAAAAGCACAACGTTGATGCATCAACTTTAGGTGCATATATTCGCTCCTTTGATCTAAATGCTTCCCAAGAAGAAGCAGTTTTATCCTGTATATGTGCGAGGGAATGTCATCATCGGAATTCAGTCAAACTAATATGGGGTCCTCCTGGGACAGGAAAAACAAAGACTATTGGTGCATTAttatttgcattttttaaaaggaaatgtaGAACCCTTACCTGTGCCCCAACCAATGTGGCAGTGTTGGAAGTTACGACACGGTTTCTGAATTTGGTAATTCCAAAGCTTGAATATCAGACTTATGGTCTaggagatattattttatttgggaaTGGTGAGCGGATGAAGATTTGTAACCGTGATGACCTTCTTGATGTATTTCTTGACTGTCGTGCCCATATACTTTCCAATTGTTTAGCACCTTCATCTGGATGGAATTATCATTTAAGATTGATGATTTGCTTGCTTGAAGATCCTGGCAAGCTTTACCATGAGTACTTGCAAGAACTAGCcaacagaaagaaagacaaaaattTCAAAGCACAAGAGAAGGGAATTCTTAGAAATGAGAAgattcaaaacaacaaagaaaaacaggATGATGTCAACTCTAAAAAGTCCAGAAACCaaaataacaatgttttttGGAGGAAAGTTATTTTACAAACCTTAGAAGAAAGCAAGAAGACATGGAAGGAGAAATCTTGTTGTAGGAAGGAAAGCCGCTTGAAGCACAACAGAAAAGTGGACATGGTTCATATTTCTCAAGATCATGAGATTGAAGGATTGACATTCGAGGAGTTTGTAAACTGTAAATTTAATTACTGCAAAGATCAGATGCGGATGCATGTTGTAATCATGCATACTCACTTGCCATCTTCTGTCATTTCTCCAAGAGTGGTAAAAATGATGATTGAATTTCTCGAGTTTCTTGAACTGCTTGATTCTTTGTTACAAGCTGCTGATGAAGGGTTAAGTCATGCCTTCAGTCAATCTATGGATGAACCTTATGTAATTGGCTTTTCTAAGCAGCACAAGCTGGAAGAGGCTAGAGAACATTGCCTTAAGATACTCAAATTGCTCCACAGTAAATTTACTCTTCCAGACATTTCTGGGGAGTCTAAAATCAAACATTTCTGTCTAGAAAAGGCTCGCTTGATATTTTGCACTGCTTCAAGCTCTGCTAAGTTGTATGCAGAGGATATGTTACGGTCGAGTCTGGAAGTGTTGATTATAGATGAAGCTGCCCAACTGAAAGAGTGTGAATCACTTATCCCTTTACAATTTCCCGGTCTGCGTCATGCTATCCTCGTAGGGGATGAGTGCCAGTTGCCTGCAATGGTTCAAAGCAAG ATTTCTGAGAAAGCTGAATTTGGAAGAAGTTTATTCCTAAGACTGGCACAATTGGGACACAAAAAACACCTTCTGAATGTTCAGTATAGAATGCATCCATCAATAAGCTTGTTTCCAAATGTAGAGTTCTATGGAAAGCAGATTCTTGATGCTCCACTTGTTAAAGAAAGAAGCTATGAGAAGTGTTTCCTTCAAGGAAAAATGTATGGCAGTTATTCTTTCATAAATGTAGACTATGGACATGAAGAGGCTGATGATAGGCACAGCCGAAAAAATATGGTAGAGGTAGCTGTGGTCTCTGAAATAGTTGCAAAACTTTTTGAAG AATCAGTTTCAATGAAAGAGACATTGAGCGTTGGTGTTATATCACCTTACAGTGCTCAAGTGTCTGCCATTCAAGAGAAACTTGGAAAGACATTAAATAGGGGTTCTGGCAATGGTTTCTCTGTCAGTGTACGCTCTGTTGATGGGTTTCAAGGTGGCGAGGAAGATATCATAGTAATCTCCACTGTCAGATGTGATTTGATGGGTTTGGTGGGGTTCCTTAAAAGTCCCCAGAGAACAAATGTGGCTTTGACTCGTGCAAG GTATTGCCTTTGGATAGTGGGAAATGGAGTAACTTTAGGTAATAGTGATTCTGTCTGGGAGAGAATGGTCATTGATGCCAAGACTCGGGGATTTTTTTACAATGCTGATGAGGATGAGAGCTTGGCTCAAGCTATCATAGCTGCACTCGTTGAGGTTGGCAAAACTGATCAATTTCCTAATGCACATTTGGTCCTCTTTAAAAGTGCCACATGGAAG GTTTCCTTTCATGATGGTTTCTCCAAATTTGTTGCGAGAACTAAAACCATGGAGATTTGTAAGGAAGTTATTTCAATGTTAAGGAAGCTTTTAAGCGGTTGGCGTCAGCCTCATAAAGGGAGAGATCCTAATTTCACCAATGGGGTTTCTTCTCAACTGTTGGAGCAATATAAGATTAACGGATCACTCTATCTTGTCTGGACTGTAGACATTCTAGAGGAAAATGCATGCATTTTCCAGGTTCTGAAGGTTTGGGATCTATTACATTTGTCTGAGATACCGAATTTAGCAAAGCTTGTTGATACCTTCTATGGAAAATATACAGGGGATCAAATTAATCGATGCAAGCTAAGGCACTTTGAAGG GAACTTGCAGGTTCCGATGACCTGGCCTGTTCATTCTAATGAACACCCTAAAGATGATCCTGTGGAGTTTTTGTCTATCCAGTTTGCTTCACTCAGTTTACTGGATTAA